In the Gossypium arboreum isolate Shixiya-1 chromosome 10, ASM2569848v2, whole genome shotgun sequence genome, one interval contains:
- the LOC108469807 gene encoding protein SUPPRESSOR OF GENE SILENCING 3 yields the protein MSSRKGNGNPFVSGGINNPSSKGKDISGSSSSKVEQLSQGVSDMNLGLPQDDGEWEVIQRKPKNRTGSSAARPWGPQNSNGKPRGAMRTNAVSGRASGNDWDTHNTDSRMATGRGNARPQTFNKTIENNNVPPHPVIRPPLQYGWNWQSRTGSNPSGGLQDDHGKNNVSTEVEEVNDIDDVEDDSDDNAIDDSDDELLTDDFDSDSSQKSHETRKNNRWFKKFFSSLDALRIEEINDPARQWHCPACQGGPGAIDWYRGLQPLMTHAKTKGAKRVKLHRELAELLDEELCRRGTSVIPSGEAFGKWKGLKDEEKDHEIVWPPMVMIMNTRLEQNENDKWIGMGNQELLDYFSSYAAVKARHSYGPQGHRGMSVLIFESTARGYLEAERLHKHFAEQGTHREAWERRRVLFYPGGKRQLYGYMAMKEDLDSFNQHSQGKSRLKFEMRSYQEMVVKQIRQMSEDNQQLIFYKNKVAKEQRQKVALEESFGIVSERLRKTMEENRIVRQRTKMQHEQNKEEMDFQEQFFKERIKFIHEARDEKEESFEKLQQQQREKVKQSNPNPSNTEEYRRRADEIAKFIKFQDEEMQAFVAERDKLIRAHEEKMVGMRERHWQEEVELEKEFDAELSHLMEKYTPDGSKVNTGNT from the exons ATGAGTTCAAGAAAAGGGAATGGGAATCCTTTTGTTTCTGGTGGTATTAACAACCCATCGTCCAAGGGGAAAGACATATCTGGATCCTCTAGCTCCAAGGTTGAGCAGCTAAGCCAGGGTGTATCGGACATGAACCTGGGTTTGCCTCAAGACGATGGTGAGTGGGAGGTTATTCAAAGGAAGCCTAAGAATAGAACTGGAAGCAGTGCTGCAAGACCTTGGGGTCCTCAAAATTCCAATGGTAAACCGCGGGGAGCGATGCGGACTAATGCTGTATCAGGAAGAGCCTCTGGCAATGATTGGGATACTCATAATACTGATTCCAGGATGGCAACTGGCAGAGGAAATGCAAGACCCCAAACATTCAACAAGACTATTGAGAACAACAATGTGCCACCACATCCTGTCATTCGCCCACCCCTTCAGTATGGATGGAATTGGCAATCTAGAACTGGTTCCAATCCATCCGGGGGGTTACAAGATGATCATGGAAAAAACAATGTCAGCACTGAGGTTGAAGAGGTCAATGATATTGATGATGTTGAGGATGACTCAGATGATAATGCTATTGATGATTCTGATGATGAACTTTTAACCGATGACTTTGATTCAGATTCAAGTCAAAAGAGCCACGAGACAAGAAAGAATaatagatggtttaagaaatttTTCTCGAGTTTAGATGCATTGAGAATTGAGGAAATCAACGACCCAGCAAGGCAGTGGCACTGCCCAGCATGCCAGGGTGGTCCTGGTGCCATTGACTGGTATAGAGGCCTTCAGCCTCTGATGACACATGCCAAAACAAAAGGAGCAAAAAGGGTGAAACTCCATCGTGAACTTGCTGAACTCTTGGATGAGGAATTGTGTAGAAGGGGTACTTCAGTTATTCCTTCTGGTGAAGCTTTTGGCAAATGGAAGGGTTTAAAAGATGAAGAAAAAGATCATGAAATAGTCTGGCCACCTATGGTTATGATAATGAACACAAGGCTGGAACAAAATGAGAACGATAAG TGGATTGGTATGGGAAACCAAGAGCTTCTTGATTATTTCAGCTCATATGCTGCTGTGAAGGCTCGCCACTCGTATGGTCCACAGGGTCATCGTGGGATGAGTGTTCTGATTTTTGAGAGCACGGCTAGGGGTTATTTAGAAGCTGAACGGCTACATAAGCATTTTGCTGAGCAAGGAACGCATAGGGAGGCTTGGGAACGACGTAGGGTCTTATTTTATCCAGGCGGGAAGCGCCAACTTTATGGTTATATGGCTATGAAGGAAGACCTAGACAGCTTCAACCAGCATTCTCAAG GCAAATCTAGGCTGAAATTTGAGATGAGATCCTATCAAGAGATGGTTGTTAAGCAGATCAGGCAAATGAGTGAGGACAACCAGCAGCTTATTTTTTACAAGAACAAGGTTGCAAAAGAACAAAGGCAAAAAGTTGCTCTTGAAGAGTCTTTTGGTATTGTGAGTGAGAGGCTCCGGAAGACAATGGAGGAGAACAGGATTGTAAGACAAAGAACCAAAATGCAGCATGAACAGAACAAAGAAGAG ATGGATTTCCAAGAGCAATTCTTCAAGGAACGAATCAAATTTATCCATGAAGCCAGGGATGAGAAGgaagagagttttgagaagctGCAGCAGCAACAGCGGGAGAAGGTCAAGCAGTCTAACCCCAATCCTTCAAATACAGAGGAATACAGGCGCAG GGCGGATGAAATTGCAAAATTCATAAAGTTCCAGGATGAAGAGATGCAGGCTTTTGTGGCAGAGAGGGACAAGCTGATCAGAGCACATGAAGAGAAGATGGTTGGCATGAGAGAGAGGCATTGGCAGGAAGAAGTTGAGCTTGAAAAGGAGTTTGATGCTGAATTGAGCCACCTCATGGAGAAGTACACTCCGGATGGCTCAAAAGTCAACACCGGCAATACCTGA